In the genome of Cystobacter fuscus DSM 2262, one region contains:
- the gyrB gene encoding DNA topoisomerase (ATP-hydrolyzing) subunit B — protein MENLPTPATPAAPSSSSGDYDAGAITKLEGAEAVRKRPGMYIGDTVHYGLHKLVYEVVDNSVDEALAGHCTDIEVVIHVDGSLSVQDNGRGIPVGPHPDPKFKGKDTLDVVLTELHAGSKFGNGAYKVSGGLHGVGVTCVNFLSEWFKVRIQRAGKVYEHSYARGVPQDAVTVVGETDKRGTLISFKPDPTIMEVVDFNFETLSQRMRELAFLNAGLRIVIRDMRIGKEHEFKFDGGIVSFVEYINKAKEALHDKPIHFSTEREGLALEIALQWNDGYDERIYTFANNINTHEGGTHLSGMKAALTRTLNTYAEKSGVWKDLKETPTGEDAREGLSAVISVKLSNPQFEGQTKTKLGNSEVKGLVEQMVNDQLATFLEENPIVAKKIVMKIGDATRARIAARKARETVRRKGILDGGSLPGKLADCQSRDPSESELYLVEGDSAGGSAKQGRDRRNQAILPLRGKILNVEKARFEKMLTSAEIVTLITALGTGIGREDYDPTKARYHRIILMTDADVDGSHIRTLLLTFFYRQMPELIQSGYLYIAQPPLYKVTRNKKDLYVKDQRGLNDYLLRIASDHSRVVTPGGELGGSELRSLLEKVLTYEERLEKLAARRDARVVDALVQGSSLNVATLSNEALLGEQVAQLRAYLQMRMPDTLGRMETAIVDDPEAQAKKLVVKTDINGGLRQSVFDHAFLSSPEYQELASLHDAFASLGKAPYKVKVGDGEVLALSVQEVLEAVRKDAQKGLGLQRYKGLGEMNPEQLWETTMNPATRTLLQVRVEDAVESDEIFSLLMGEAVEPRREFIERNALNVQNLDI, from the coding sequence ATGGAAAACCTCCCCACCCCCGCCACTCCGGCGGCTCCGTCGTCGTCGTCCGGGGACTATGACGCCGGTGCCATCACGAAGCTGGAAGGCGCGGAAGCCGTTCGCAAGCGGCCGGGCATGTACATCGGCGACACCGTCCACTACGGGCTGCACAAGCTCGTCTACGAGGTGGTGGACAACTCCGTCGACGAGGCGCTCGCGGGCCACTGCACGGACATCGAGGTGGTCATCCACGTGGATGGCTCGCTGTCGGTGCAGGACAACGGCCGCGGCATTCCGGTAGGTCCCCACCCGGATCCCAAGTTCAAGGGCAAGGACACGCTGGACGTGGTGCTCACCGAGCTGCACGCGGGCAGCAAGTTCGGCAACGGCGCCTACAAGGTGTCCGGCGGTCTGCACGGCGTGGGCGTCACGTGCGTGAACTTCCTCTCCGAGTGGTTCAAGGTCCGCATCCAGCGCGCTGGCAAGGTGTACGAGCACTCCTACGCGCGCGGCGTGCCGCAGGACGCGGTGACGGTGGTGGGCGAGACGGACAAGCGCGGCACGCTCATCTCGTTCAAGCCGGACCCCACCATCATGGAGGTGGTGGACTTCAACTTCGAGACGCTCAGCCAGCGCATGCGCGAGCTCGCGTTCCTCAACGCCGGCCTGCGCATCGTCATCCGCGACATGCGCATCGGCAAGGAGCACGAGTTCAAGTTCGACGGCGGCATCGTGTCCTTCGTGGAGTACATCAACAAGGCGAAGGAGGCGCTGCACGACAAGCCCATCCACTTCAGCACCGAGCGCGAGGGCCTGGCGCTGGAGATCGCCCTGCAGTGGAACGATGGCTACGACGAGCGCATCTACACCTTCGCCAACAACATCAACACGCACGAGGGGGGCACGCACCTGTCGGGCATGAAGGCCGCGCTCACCCGCACGCTCAACACCTACGCGGAGAAGAGCGGCGTGTGGAAGGACCTCAAGGAGACGCCCACCGGCGAGGACGCGCGCGAGGGCCTGTCCGCCGTCATCTCCGTGAAGCTGTCCAACCCCCAGTTCGAGGGGCAGACGAAGACGAAGCTGGGCAACAGCGAGGTCAAGGGTCTGGTCGAGCAGATGGTCAATGACCAGCTCGCCACCTTCCTCGAGGAGAACCCCATCGTCGCCAAGAAGATCGTCATGAAGATTGGCGACGCCACGCGCGCGCGCATCGCGGCGCGCAAGGCGCGCGAGACGGTGCGGCGCAAGGGCATCCTCGATGGCGGCTCGCTGCCGGGCAAGCTCGCCGACTGCCAGAGCCGCGATCCGAGCGAGAGCGAGCTGTACCTCGTCGAGGGTGACTCCGCAGGCGGCTCGGCCAAGCAGGGCCGCGACCGGCGCAACCAGGCCATCCTTCCCCTGCGCGGCAAAATCCTCAACGTGGAGAAGGCGCGCTTCGAGAAGATGCTCACCAGCGCGGAGATCGTCACGCTCATCACCGCGCTGGGCACGGGCATCGGCCGCGAGGATTACGATCCCACCAAGGCGCGCTACCACCGCATCATCCTGATGACGGACGCCGACGTGGACGGCAGCCACATCCGCACCCTGCTGCTCACGTTCTTCTACCGGCAGATGCCGGAGCTCATCCAGAGCGGCTACCTCTACATCGCCCAGCCGCCGCTCTACAAAGTCACGCGCAACAAGAAGGACCTGTACGTCAAGGATCAGCGCGGCCTCAATGACTACCTCTTGCGCATCGCCTCGGACCATTCGCGCGTGGTGACGCCGGGCGGGGAGCTGGGCGGCTCGGAGCTGCGCTCGCTCCTGGAGAAGGTGCTCACCTACGAGGAGCGCCTGGAGAAGCTGGCGGCGCGGCGGGACGCGCGCGTGGTGGACGCCCTGGTGCAGGGCAGCAGCCTGAACGTGGCCACCCTGTCCAACGAGGCCCTGCTCGGCGAGCAGGTGGCGCAGCTGCGCGCCTACCTCCAGATGCGCATGCCGGACACCCTCGGCCGCATGGAGACGGCCATCGTGGACGACCCCGAGGCCCAGGCGAAGAAGCTGGTGGTGAAGACGGACATCAACGGCGGCCTGCGCCAGTCCGTGTTCGACCACGCCTTCCTCTCCTCGCCCGAGTACCAGGAGCTCGCGAGCCTGCACGACGCGTTCGCCTCGCTGGGCAAGGCGCCCTACAAGGTGAAGGTGGGCGATGGCGAGGTGCTCGCCCTGTCCGTCCAGGAAGTCCTCGAGGCCGTGCGCAAGGACGCCCAGAAGGGACTCGGCCTGCAGCGCTACAAGGGTCTGGGCGAGATGAACCCCGAGCAGCTCTGGGAGACCACCATGAACCCGGCCACCCGCACGCTCCTGCAGGTGCGCGTCGAGGACGCGGTGGAGAGCGATGAGATCTTCTCGCTCCTCATGGGCGAGGCCGTCGAGCCGCGGCGCGAGTTCATCGAGCGCAACGCCCTCAACGTGCAGAACCTGGACATCTGA
- a CDS encoding PH domain-containing protein: MEPRFYAFDPRFSRRALFLGACVLAILSAWSLADARSQGNPPLAVARAGVTGGLMLVFAFAWHRLRPRSGWGVTLSARGVEVARPFSTGRIQLSWGQIDSVRRIGRHGEVLGLFLDEGGRVLVTRHLFASKNTYGELASALEERKPVPRFDA, encoded by the coding sequence ATGGAGCCCCGCTTCTACGCCTTCGATCCCCGCTTCTCGCGCCGCGCCCTGTTCCTGGGCGCGTGTGTGCTGGCCATTCTCAGCGCCTGGTCCCTGGCGGATGCCCGCTCACAGGGCAACCCTCCCCTGGCCGTGGCCCGGGCGGGCGTCACCGGAGGCTTGATGCTCGTCTTCGCGTTCGCCTGGCATCGCTTGCGGCCCCGGTCAGGCTGGGGCGTTACACTCAGTGCTCGGGGCGTGGAAGTGGCTCGTCCCTTTTCCACCGGCCGGATTCAGCTGTCCTGGGGGCAGATCGACTCCGTGCGGCGCATCGGCCGCCACGGCGAGGTGCTCGGCCTGTTCCTCGACGAGGGGGGACGGGTGCTCGTCACCCGGCACCTCTTCGCCTCCAAAAACACCTATGGCGAGCTCGCGTCCGCTCTCGAGGAACGCAAGCCCGTCCCCCGGTTCGACGCCTAG
- a CDS encoding GNAT family N-acetyltransferase, translating into MTDAELTARLRANLLAFKAMQTRTTALRGLEMPGVRALCLPGRGVPLFQQQVLYAHPEALAPALPRLEAWYRDQHVPAWRVLVTPGDSHAESALAAAGYAPEGGMPAMGLCLAPTPPSRLPPGLCLESSEDPREVIELNRLCYPPGVMDFLGVWGGGSPPDVPLYGVLVREAGRVLSGGLALDLDDTAGVYMVATHPEARRRGLGARVMEALHARALARGRAASVLQSSEEGVAMYQHIGYRHLGTWVNWVRRAGQAAPGAAPG; encoded by the coding sequence ATGACGGACGCTGAACTCACCGCGCGGCTGCGCGCCAACCTGCTGGCCTTCAAGGCGATGCAGACGCGCACCACGGCCCTGCGCGGGCTCGAGATGCCAGGAGTCCGGGCCCTGTGCCTGCCCGGCCGGGGTGTTCCCCTCTTCCAGCAACAGGTGCTGTACGCCCACCCGGAGGCGCTCGCGCCCGCCCTGCCCCGGCTGGAGGCCTGGTACCGCGACCAGCACGTGCCCGCCTGGCGCGTGCTCGTCACCCCGGGGGACTCGCACGCCGAGTCCGCCCTGGCCGCCGCCGGCTACGCGCCCGAGGGCGGCATGCCCGCCATGGGCCTGTGCCTCGCACCCACTCCGCCCTCCCGCCTCCCCCCGGGGCTCTGCCTGGAGTCCTCCGAGGACCCGCGCGAGGTGATTGAACTCAACAGGCTGTGCTACCCCCCGGGCGTCATGGACTTCCTGGGCGTCTGGGGGGGTGGATCGCCGCCGGACGTCCCGCTGTACGGGGTGCTCGTGCGCGAGGCGGGCCGGGTGCTCTCCGGGGGACTGGCGCTCGATCTGGACGACACCGCGGGCGTGTACATGGTCGCCACGCACCCCGAGGCGCGCCGCCGGGGACTGGGCGCGCGGGTGATGGAGGCCCTGCACGCGCGGGCGCTCGCGCGCGGCCGCGCCGCCTCCGTCCTCCAGTCGTCCGAGGAGGGCGTCGCCATGTACCAGCACATCGGCTACCGGCACCTCGGGACGTGGGTCAACTGGGTGCGCCGCGCCGGGCAGGCGGCTCCAGGGGCAGCTCCAGGGTGA
- a CDS encoding hybrid sensor histidine kinase/response regulator, whose amino-acid sequence MTAPLRVLLVAGEPNDEARVVEALREGGHGEIQACVVRTAGELGTALERGPWEVLVCGEGPPGLDAVTVLDAVRARGLEIPLLVLSEHLDERGAGEVMKAGARDCFSRASLDRLSAVVARELEVSRLRRERSLMARVGEVLAGSLDFQETLQQVARLMVPELADWCSVYAPDDKGQLELVVLAHEDPEWVERGRDLDRLFPLVPDATSGSAYTWRTGQAQWVPEFRAELLAWARSPEHLRVVTELRLHSAVCVPLRGRRQSQGVMTLFATGDRAAFTAEDLALFQDVGRRAALALENARLYREAQEAIHLRDDFLAVAAHELRTPLTTLGLQLGSLVQRSRRESPALCERLERGLRQVRRLGTLVESLLDVSLLSTGELPLSPERVDLGELVGEVLERFQAEAEAVGCGLRVNVAPGLVGQWDRMRVEQVVSSLVANALKFGPRLPVEVRGEEAGGRARVVVEDQGIGVPEAHLERIFERFGRAVSSRSYGGLGLGLYLARRAAEAHGGRVWAEHRPEGGARFTLELPLEPPARRGAPS is encoded by the coding sequence ATGACGGCGCCCCTGCGCGTCCTGCTGGTGGCGGGAGAGCCGAACGACGAGGCTCGGGTGGTGGAGGCCCTGCGCGAGGGCGGCCACGGTGAAATCCAGGCGTGCGTCGTGCGCACCGCCGGGGAGCTGGGCACGGCGCTGGAGCGGGGGCCGTGGGAGGTGCTCGTGTGTGGCGAGGGCCCGCCGGGCCTCGACGCCGTGACGGTGCTGGACGCCGTGCGCGCGCGCGGCCTGGAGATTCCGCTCCTGGTCCTCTCCGAGCACCTGGACGAGCGCGGGGCCGGTGAGGTGATGAAGGCGGGGGCACGGGATTGCTTCTCCCGGGCGAGCCTGGACCGGCTGTCGGCGGTGGTGGCCCGTGAGCTGGAGGTGTCGCGCCTGCGCCGCGAGCGCTCGCTGATGGCGCGCGTGGGCGAGGTGTTGGCGGGCTCGCTGGACTTCCAGGAGACGCTGCAGCAGGTGGCGCGGCTGATGGTGCCGGAGCTGGCGGACTGGTGCTCCGTCTACGCTCCCGACGACAAGGGGCAGCTCGAGCTGGTGGTGCTGGCGCACGAGGACCCCGAATGGGTGGAGCGGGGTCGCGACCTGGACCGGCTCTTCCCGCTCGTGCCGGATGCTACCTCGGGCTCCGCGTATACCTGGCGCACGGGCCAGGCGCAGTGGGTGCCGGAGTTCCGGGCCGAGTTACTGGCCTGGGCGCGCTCGCCGGAGCACCTGCGCGTGGTGACCGAGCTGCGCTTGCACTCGGCCGTCTGCGTCCCTCTGCGGGGGCGGCGGCAGAGCCAGGGGGTGATGACCCTGTTCGCCACGGGAGACCGGGCGGCCTTCACGGCGGAGGACCTGGCGCTCTTCCAGGACGTGGGGCGCCGCGCCGCGCTCGCGCTGGAGAACGCGCGGCTCTACCGCGAGGCGCAGGAGGCCATCCACCTGCGCGACGACTTCCTGGCCGTGGCCGCGCACGAGCTGCGCACGCCGTTGACCACGCTGGGGTTGCAGCTCGGCTCGCTCGTGCAGCGCTCCCGGCGCGAGTCCCCGGCCCTGTGCGAGCGGCTGGAGCGGGGGCTGCGCCAGGTGCGGCGCCTGGGCACGCTGGTGGAGTCGCTCCTGGACGTGTCGCTGTTGTCCACGGGCGAGCTGCCCCTGTCCCCCGAGCGGGTGGACCTGGGCGAGCTGGTGGGCGAGGTGCTGGAGCGCTTCCAGGCGGAGGCCGAGGCGGTGGGCTGTGGACTGCGGGTGAACGTGGCTCCGGGGCTGGTGGGCCAGTGGGACCGGATGCGCGTGGAGCAGGTGGTGTCGAGCCTGGTGGCCAACGCCCTCAAGTTCGGTCCGCGCCTGCCGGTGGAGGTGCGCGGCGAGGAGGCCGGGGGCCGGGCGCGCGTGGTGGTGGAGGACCAGGGCATCGGCGTGCCGGAGGCGCACCTGGAGCGCATCTTCGAGCGCTTCGGGCGGGCGGTGTCCTCGCGCTCGTACGGGGGACTGGGGCTGGGGCTGTACCTGGCGCGCCGGGCGGCCGAGGCTCATGGCGGCCGCGTCTGGGCGGAGCATCGCCCGGAAGGGGGCGCGCGCTTCACCCTGGAGCTGCCCCTGGAGCCGCCTGCCCGGCGCGGCGCACCCAGTTGA
- a CDS encoding ATP-binding protein, with protein sequence MFPPAGAIEIPSAGDFPVRNASPVVAPTGTVALVFTDVQGSTRLWERCPSDMGRALDVHNEVLRALLDVHGGYEVKTQGDSFMVAFASVVEAVRWCLEAQQALLEAPWPEVLLAEPDARVERGPHGVMHRGLRVRMGVHLGEPECRLDERTGHMDYYGRMVNAAARIASAGHGGQVLVSASAWTRVADAWEALGGPVVRSLGDYLLKGIEEPMALVEVLPARLADRRFEAPRVQKARRGNLPGETGELIGRDEELKELRRCFAEGHSLVTLLGPGGMGKSRLATRFGNLEAEAWDGGVWLCELSDAVTVDDICHAVGRALGVALTRSGEDSEPADRLGRALAGRGDVLVILDNVEHVIQRMPATLGRWRELAPRARFLVTSREALQLPTERVVDLEPLRVPEEGETRLPVLLACGAVYLFVQRTRAVRGGFELTETEAPLVADIVRKLDGIPLAIELAAARTNLLGVSQIQDRLSRRFELLRGGRRDVSARQNTLWGAIDWSWNLLEPAERAALAQCSVFRGGFTLESAEAVLVFPPGGPDVLEIIHSLRSKSLLRVFTPDGLPGELRLGMYESIRQYASSRLAERGEGATVAARHAACYLALARRLSERGGGGAGEMAFRRLVLERENLLAACDNALAVAPVTASTLERALGALVALEPDVMARGPVGLTLARLDKALELSVHVEVDPLLRAEALAVRGRVHHMEGRMTAAWTDLGEARSIYRELGAGEREKRVLVDLCIVAREECDTGAAWTLIQEALELSSGGDLWLDAYAVGNLGLLELGRRGVEPALPHLRSALELFRAIGDVAFEVGFLVNYALAIGEHGRTAEAVTLLEEALEKAARVGDRSGQALALVNLGCFLLDAGRAAEAREQLGEAVRMGRQLGMRLVEGVALGEQGRALVALGALASARGSLEDAVGLLARVSRWHSLRFSAHLSAVQATQGNLVAARQGFSTLTQAPELQDDLVLRELTSVLRVAVDLAEAGSAPHTEQGQRALLAARRRLMNARNAPAEAASSDLREALRLFEQRVLELEGSVLRA encoded by the coding sequence ATGTTTCCACCGGCCGGTGCCATCGAGATTCCGAGCGCCGGGGACTTCCCCGTGCGCAACGCTTCCCCCGTGGTGGCCCCCACGGGCACGGTCGCGCTCGTCTTCACGGACGTGCAGGGCTCCACCCGGCTGTGGGAGCGCTGCCCCTCCGACATGGGCCGGGCGCTGGACGTGCACAACGAGGTGCTGCGCGCCCTGCTGGACGTGCACGGGGGCTACGAGGTGAAGACGCAGGGGGACTCCTTCATGGTGGCCTTCGCGTCGGTGGTGGAGGCGGTGCGCTGGTGCCTGGAGGCGCAGCAGGCGCTGTTGGAGGCGCCCTGGCCCGAGGTGCTGCTCGCCGAGCCGGACGCGCGGGTGGAGCGGGGCCCCCACGGGGTGATGCACCGGGGGCTGCGCGTGCGCATGGGCGTGCACCTGGGCGAGCCCGAGTGCCGGCTCGATGAGCGCACTGGCCACATGGACTACTACGGGCGGATGGTGAACGCGGCGGCGCGCATCGCCTCGGCGGGCCATGGCGGCCAGGTGCTGGTGAGCGCGAGCGCGTGGACGCGCGTGGCGGACGCGTGGGAGGCGCTGGGTGGCCCCGTGGTGCGCTCGCTGGGCGACTATCTCCTCAAGGGCATCGAGGAGCCCATGGCGCTGGTGGAGGTGCTGCCCGCGCGGCTCGCGGATCGCCGCTTCGAGGCGCCGCGGGTGCAGAAGGCCCGGCGGGGCAACCTCCCGGGCGAGACGGGGGAGCTGATTGGCCGCGACGAGGAGCTCAAGGAGCTGCGCCGCTGCTTCGCCGAGGGCCACTCGCTGGTGACGCTGCTGGGCCCGGGTGGCATGGGCAAGAGCCGGCTGGCCACGCGCTTCGGCAACCTGGAGGCGGAGGCGTGGGACGGCGGGGTGTGGCTGTGCGAGCTGTCGGACGCGGTGACGGTGGATGACATCTGTCATGCCGTGGGCCGGGCGCTCGGCGTCGCGCTCACGCGCTCGGGCGAGGACAGCGAGCCCGCGGACCGGCTGGGCCGCGCCCTGGCCGGACGCGGGGACGTGCTGGTCATCCTCGACAACGTGGAGCACGTCATCCAGCGCATGCCCGCCACGCTGGGCCGCTGGCGCGAGCTGGCGCCCCGGGCCCGCTTCCTCGTCACCTCGCGCGAGGCGCTCCAGTTGCCCACCGAGCGCGTGGTGGACCTGGAGCCCCTGAGGGTGCCCGAGGAGGGCGAGACGCGGCTGCCGGTGCTGCTCGCCTGTGGCGCGGTGTACCTGTTCGTGCAGCGCACGCGCGCGGTGCGCGGGGGCTTCGAGCTGACGGAGACGGAGGCCCCCCTGGTGGCGGACATCGTGCGCAAGCTGGACGGCATCCCCCTGGCCATCGAGCTGGCGGCGGCGCGCACCAACCTGCTCGGGGTGAGTCAGATTCAAGATCGGCTCTCGCGCCGCTTCGAGCTGTTGCGCGGCGGGCGGCGCGACGTGTCGGCGCGGCAGAACACGCTGTGGGGGGCGATCGACTGGTCGTGGAACCTCTTGGAGCCCGCCGAGCGCGCGGCGCTGGCGCAGTGCTCGGTGTTCCGCGGCGGCTTCACCCTGGAGTCGGCCGAGGCCGTGCTGGTGTTCCCCCCGGGCGGGCCGGACGTGCTGGAGATCATCCACTCGCTGCGCTCCAAGTCGCTCTTGCGCGTCTTCACGCCGGATGGGCTCCCGGGGGAGCTGCGCCTGGGCATGTACGAGAGCATCCGCCAGTACGCCTCGAGCCGCCTGGCGGAGCGGGGCGAGGGGGCGACGGTCGCGGCGCGCCACGCGGCGTGCTACCTGGCGCTCGCGCGGCGCTTGAGCGAGCGGGGCGGGGGAGGGGCGGGGGAGATGGCCTTCCGCCGGCTGGTGCTCGAGCGCGAGAACCTGCTGGCGGCGTGTGACAACGCGCTGGCGGTGGCGCCCGTCACGGCGAGCACGCTGGAGCGGGCGCTGGGCGCGCTGGTGGCGCTGGAGCCGGACGTGATGGCGCGCGGGCCGGTGGGCCTCACGCTGGCGCGTCTGGACAAGGCGCTGGAGCTGTCGGTCCACGTGGAGGTGGACCCGCTGCTGCGCGCCGAGGCGCTCGCCGTCCGGGGCCGGGTGCACCACATGGAGGGCCGGATGACGGCCGCGTGGACGGACCTGGGCGAGGCGCGCTCCATCTACCGGGAGCTGGGCGCGGGGGAGCGGGAGAAGCGCGTCCTGGTGGACCTGTGCATCGTGGCCCGGGAGGAGTGCGACACGGGCGCGGCCTGGACGCTCATCCAGGAGGCGCTGGAGCTGTCCTCGGGGGGAGACCTCTGGCTGGACGCGTACGCGGTGGGCAACCTCGGCCTGTTGGAGCTGGGACGGCGCGGGGTGGAGCCGGCGCTGCCGCACCTGCGCTCGGCACTGGAGCTGTTCCGGGCCATCGGCGACGTTGCGTTCGAGGTGGGCTTCCTCGTCAACTACGCGCTGGCCATTGGCGAGCACGGGCGCACGGCGGAGGCGGTGACGCTGCTGGAGGAGGCCCTGGAGAAGGCGGCGCGCGTGGGAGACCGCTCGGGCCAGGCGCTGGCGCTGGTGAACCTGGGCTGCTTCCTGCTCGACGCGGGCCGGGCGGCGGAGGCGCGCGAGCAGTTGGGCGAGGCGGTGCGGATGGGGCGGCAGCTCGGCATGCGGCTGGTGGAGGGCGTGGCGCTGGGCGAGCAGGGCCGGGCGCTGGTGGCGCTCGGCGCGCTTGCCTCCGCGCGGGGGAGCCTGGAGGACGCGGTGGGGCTGCTGGCCCGGGTGTCCCGGTGGCACTCGCTGCGCTTCAGCGCGCACCTGTCCGCGGTGCAGGCCACCCAGGGCAACCTCGTGGCCGCGCGGCAGGGCTTCTCCACGCTCACCCAGGCCCCGGAGCTCCAGGACGACCTCGTGCTGCGCGAGCTCACCTCGGTGCTGCGCGTGGCGGTGGACCTGGCGGAGGCCGGGAGCGCTCCGCACACCGAGCAGGGGCAGCGCGCCTTGTTGGCGGCGCGGCGACGGCTGATGAACGCGCGCAACGCTCCCGCGGAGGCGGCCTCGTCCGACCTGCGCGAGGCCTTGCGCCTCTTCGAGCAGCGCGTGCTGGAGCTGGAGGGCAGTGTCCTGCGGGCGTGA
- a CDS encoding HdeD family acid-resistance protein — protein sequence MATPDSSLEPPPRRPWHPSALWTGPLVMGVLVTLLGVLALGSATLTSALSVLFYGVVLMVAGLLEIVHGLRNRDTGPFLLFVLGGLLSFLVGGFLLTQPGAGLMSLTLLLAAYFFASGFFRVITASSDRHPGWGWDFAQGAVSVMLGALIFSRMPSASLWVLGVVVGVELLTRGLSLLAGALVVRGLMRRTPEG from the coding sequence ATGGCCACCCCCGACTCCTCCCTCGAGCCGCCTCCCCGTCGCCCCTGGCATCCGAGCGCACTGTGGACGGGCCCCCTGGTGATGGGGGTGCTCGTCACCCTGCTCGGCGTGCTGGCGCTGGGCAGCGCGACCCTCACCAGCGCCCTGTCCGTCCTCTTCTACGGTGTGGTGCTGATGGTGGCGGGGCTGTTGGAGATCGTCCACGGCCTGCGCAACCGCGACACCGGCCCCTTCCTCCTGTTCGTCCTCGGGGGCCTGCTGTCGTTCCTCGTGGGGGGCTTCCTCCTCACCCAGCCGGGTGCGGGGCTGATGTCGCTCACGTTGCTGCTCGCCGCGTACTTCTTCGCCAGTGGCTTCTTCCGCGTCATCACCGCGAGCTCGGATCGCCACCCGGGCTGGGGCTGGGACTTCGCCCAGGGCGCGGTGTCGGTGATGCTCGGCGCCCTCATCTTCAGCCGGATGCCCTCCGCGTCCCTGTGGGTGCTCGGCGTCGTGGTGGGGGTGGAACTGCTCACCCGCGGACTGTCCCTGCTGGCCGGCGCACTCGTGGTGCGTGGCCTGATGCGTCGGACCCCCGAGGGATGA